Proteins encoded in a region of the Mycolicibacterium neoaurum genome:
- a CDS encoding NAD(P)H-hydrate dehydratase, producing MRNYYTADAIRAAEEPLLASQPEGTLMRRAAYGLAGVIAAELRRRTGGIAGRTVCAVVGSGDNGGDALWAATFLRRRGVHAVAVLLAPDRTHGRALAAFRRAGGRIDETIPATTDLVIDGVVGISGRGALRPDAVAVFAATGAPVVAVDLPSGIDVHTGAAEGAHVTAAVTVTFGGLKPVHALADCGRVELVDIGLDLPTSDIIGLDAADIADCWPVPGPHDDKYSQGVTGVMAGSATYPGAAILCTGAAVAATSGMVRYAGTAAAEVVSHWPEVIATSDRESAGRVQAWVVGPGLGTDDSASEALRWALQTDLPVLVDADALTLLAGSPDLVTGRRAPTVLTPHAGEFARLAGGPPGADRVAAARGLADRLGATVLLKGNVTVIAEPGSKAVYLNPAGQSWAATAGSGDVLSGVIGALLAAGVPVGLAAAAGAFVHARAARAAAEDPGPAPAPTSAAAILAHLRAALGCVL from the coding sequence ATGCGGAACTACTACACCGCGGATGCGATCCGGGCGGCCGAGGAGCCGCTGCTCGCCTCGCAACCCGAGGGAACCCTGATGCGACGGGCCGCTTACGGTCTGGCGGGCGTCATCGCAGCCGAGTTGCGCCGCCGTACCGGCGGCATCGCCGGGCGCACAGTCTGTGCCGTCGTCGGTTCCGGTGACAACGGCGGTGATGCGCTGTGGGCGGCGACCTTCCTGCGGCGTCGCGGAGTCCACGCCGTGGCCGTGCTGCTCGCGCCCGATCGTACCCACGGTCGGGCGCTCGCCGCCTTCCGCAGGGCCGGTGGCCGCATCGACGAGACCATCCCGGCGACAACAGATCTGGTCATCGACGGGGTGGTCGGAATATCCGGTCGGGGCGCGCTGCGTCCCGATGCCGTGGCGGTCTTCGCGGCCACCGGCGCACCCGTCGTCGCCGTCGATCTGCCCAGCGGTATCGACGTGCACACCGGCGCGGCAGAGGGCGCGCACGTGACGGCCGCGGTCACCGTCACCTTCGGCGGCCTCAAACCCGTTCACGCACTCGCCGATTGCGGCCGGGTCGAGCTCGTCGACATCGGTCTGGACCTACCGACCTCGGACATCATCGGACTCGACGCCGCCGATATCGCGGACTGCTGGCCGGTTCCGGGCCCGCACGATGACAAATACAGCCAAGGCGTGACCGGGGTGATGGCCGGTTCGGCGACCTATCCTGGCGCGGCGATCCTGTGCACGGGAGCGGCTGTCGCGGCCACCTCCGGAATGGTGCGCTATGCGGGAACCGCTGCCGCAGAGGTGGTCTCGCACTGGCCCGAGGTCATCGCGACGTCCGATCGAGAGTCTGCGGGCCGGGTGCAGGCCTGGGTGGTGGGCCCGGGCCTGGGCACCGACGACTCGGCTTCCGAGGCGCTGCGCTGGGCGCTGCAGACCGACCTCCCGGTGCTGGTCGACGCCGACGCACTCACCCTGCTGGCCGGCTCGCCGGATCTGGTGACCGGCCGGCGCGCGCCCACGGTGCTCACCCCGCACGCCGGTGAGTTCGCCCGGCTGGCCGGTGGACCGCCTGGTGCCGACCGGGTGGCGGCCGCCCGCGGCCTGGCCGACCGTCTCGGTGCCACCGTCCTGCTCAAGGGCAATGTGACGGTCATCGCCGAGCCCGGCTCGAAGGCGGTCTACCTCAACCCCGCGGGGCAATCGTGGGCTGCCACGGCCGGTTCCGGCGACGTGCTGTCCGGCGTGATCGGCGCACTGCTGGCCGCAGGAGTGCCTGTCGGCCTGGCCGCCGCGGCCGGCGCATTCGTTCACGCCCGCGCGGCCCGTGCCGCCGCCGAAGACCCAGGACCTGCGCCGGCACCGACATCAGCCGCGGCGATTCTGGCCCATCTGCGTGCCGCGTTGGGCTGCGTCCTCTAG
- the rimI gene encoding ribosomal protein S18-alanine N-acetyltransferase: MTEPTTVKIDALTKADAVRCAELEAQLFAGDDPWPPAAFVHGIAGKHNHYIAAREDGRLVGYAGISRLGRIPPYEYEVHTIGVDPDCQGRGIGRALLADLLDFAKKGEVFLEVRTDNEAAINLYSSVGFVTVGLRKRYYKVSGADAYTMKRDAT; encoded by the coding sequence GTGACCGAACCGACCACGGTGAAGATCGACGCGCTGACCAAGGCGGACGCGGTGCGGTGTGCGGAGCTGGAGGCACAGCTGTTCGCCGGTGACGATCCCTGGCCGCCGGCGGCCTTCGTGCACGGTATCGCCGGAAAACACAATCACTACATCGCCGCGCGCGAGGACGGCAGACTGGTCGGCTACGCCGGCATCTCCCGGTTGGGCCGCATCCCGCCCTATGAGTACGAGGTGCACACCATCGGTGTCGATCCGGACTGTCAGGGCCGCGGTATCGGCCGCGCGCTGCTGGCCGATCTGCTCGACTTCGCCAAGAAGGGCGAAGTGTTCCTGGAGGTCCGCACCGACAACGAAGCGGCCATCAACCTCTACAGCAGTGTCGGTTTCGTGACGGTCGGTTTGCGTAAGAGGTACTACAAGGTCAGCGGCGCCGATGCCTACACCATGAAACGGGACGCGACATGA
- a CDS encoding glutamate decarboxylase, with the protein MPNVSRHSSLSPAYTGRLSTSPIPALRLPDESMEPEQTYRFIHDELMLDGSSRLNLATFVTTWMDPEADQLMSETFDKNMIDKDEYPVTAAIEQRCVCMVADLFHAEDLRDDDPSTAVGVSTVGSSEAVMLAGLAMKWRWRAKIGGAEGDGWKGRTPNLVMGSNVQVVWEKFCRYFDVEARYLPMADGRYVITPEQVLDAVDEDTIGVVGILGTTYTGELEPIGEICAALDGLAKDKGLDIPVHVDAASGGFVVPFLHPDVVWDFRLPRVVSINVSGHKYGLTYPGIGFVVWRNKEYLPEELVFRVNYLGGDMPTFTLNFSRPGNQVVGQYYNFLRLGREGYLQVMRCLSETAQWLARELAGMTAEHKPLFDVITDGSAIPVVAFKLATETPYTVFDISAMLRSYGWQVPAYTMPDDATDVAVLRIVVREGFSANLARALRDDLVEVLEKLSKVGIGGFADEEHFAH; encoded by the coding sequence ATGCCCAACGTCTCCCGTCATTCCTCGCTGAGCCCCGCCTACACCGGACGGCTGTCGACCAGCCCGATCCCGGCCCTGCGGTTGCCGGACGAGTCGATGGAGCCCGAGCAGACCTATCGCTTCATCCACGACGAGCTCATGCTCGATGGCAGTTCGCGGTTGAACCTCGCGACCTTCGTCACCACATGGATGGACCCCGAAGCCGACCAGTTGATGTCGGAGACGTTCGACAAGAACATGATCGACAAGGACGAGTACCCGGTCACCGCGGCCATCGAGCAGCGCTGCGTGTGCATGGTTGCCGACCTGTTCCACGCCGAAGATCTGCGCGACGACGATCCGTCGACCGCCGTCGGGGTCTCGACGGTCGGCTCGAGCGAGGCGGTCATGTTGGCCGGCCTGGCGATGAAATGGCGGTGGCGCGCCAAGATCGGCGGAGCCGAGGGCGACGGGTGGAAGGGACGCACCCCGAACCTGGTGATGGGCTCCAACGTCCAGGTGGTCTGGGAGAAGTTCTGCCGCTACTTCGACGTCGAGGCCCGGTATCTGCCGATGGCCGACGGACGCTACGTCATCACCCCCGAACAGGTACTCGACGCCGTGGACGAGGACACCATCGGCGTGGTGGGCATCCTCGGCACCACCTACACCGGCGAGTTGGAGCCCATCGGCGAGATCTGCGCCGCCCTCGACGGCCTGGCCAAGGACAAGGGACTCGACATCCCGGTCCACGTCGACGCGGCCAGTGGCGGTTTCGTCGTCCCGTTCCTGCACCCGGACGTGGTGTGGGATTTCCGGTTGCCCCGCGTGGTGTCGATCAACGTCAGCGGCCACAAGTACGGGCTGACCTACCCGGGCATCGGTTTCGTGGTCTGGCGCAACAAGGAATACCTGCCTGAGGAGCTGGTCTTCCGGGTCAACTACCTCGGCGGCGACATGCCGACATTCACGCTGAACTTCTCTCGCCCTGGCAACCAGGTGGTCGGCCAGTACTACAACTTCCTGCGGCTGGGCCGGGAGGGCTATCTGCAGGTGATGCGCTGCCTGTCCGAGACCGCGCAATGGCTGGCCAGGGAACTCGCCGGCATGACGGCGGAGCACAAGCCGTTGTTCGACGTCATCACCGACGGGTCGGCCATCCCGGTCGTCGCGTTCAAGCTGGCCACCGAGACCCCCTACACGGTGTTCGACATCTCGGCGATGCTGCGCAGCTACGGCTGGCAGGTCCCGGCCTACACCATGCCCGACGACGCCACCGACGTCGCGGTCCTGCGGATCGTCGTGCGTGAGGGGTTCTCGGCGAACCTGGCCCGCGCACTGCGCGACGACCTGGTCGAGGTGCTGGAGAAACTGTCCAAAGTCGGTATCGGCGGCTTCGCCGACGAGGAGCATTTCGCCCACTGA
- the alr gene encoding alanine racemase: MITTENVPRAIVDLDAIAHNVTELREHAGSAAVMAVVKADGYGHGAVRVAQAALVAGAAELGVATVAEAAALRAAGVTAPLLAWLHAPDTDFAPAVRTGVQLAVSSAAELSAVLDAVRRTGDSATVTVKADTGLSRNGVAPAEFDSVLAALATARAEGSVRIRGLMSHLAHGDTPEHPFNSIQGERLRELAARARRHGIHFDALHLANSPAALTRPDLAFDMVRPGIAVYGQTPIPERGAMGLRPAMTVVCPVTKIRSLRAGDGVSYGHTWVADRDTTVALIPAGYADGVFRSLSNRLHVAINGRRYPAVGRICMDQFVVDLGPGGAGVNVGDSAILFGPGERGEPTAQDWADLLGTINYEVVTSPRGRIVRSYTGGGPEGAP; this comes from the coding sequence GTGATCACCACCGAGAACGTCCCGCGCGCGATCGTCGACCTCGACGCCATCGCCCACAACGTGACCGAACTGCGCGAACACGCCGGTTCGGCCGCGGTCATGGCCGTGGTCAAGGCGGACGGATACGGCCACGGCGCGGTGCGGGTCGCGCAGGCGGCGCTCGTCGCGGGCGCCGCCGAGCTCGGCGTGGCGACCGTCGCCGAAGCCGCCGCGCTGCGGGCCGCCGGCGTGACCGCGCCGCTGCTGGCCTGGTTGCACGCACCGGACACCGATTTCGCCCCCGCGGTGCGGACCGGCGTGCAGCTGGCGGTGTCGTCGGCCGCCGAGCTCTCCGCTGTGCTCGACGCGGTCCGGCGCACCGGCGACAGCGCCACGGTCACGGTGAAGGCCGACACCGGGCTCAGCCGCAACGGCGTGGCGCCCGCCGAATTCGACTCGGTGCTGGCGGCCCTGGCCACCGCCCGCGCCGAGGGCTCAGTGCGGATACGGGGCCTGATGTCGCACCTGGCGCACGGGGACACCCCCGAGCACCCGTTCAACAGCATCCAGGGCGAGCGGCTGCGTGAGCTCGCGGCCAGAGCCCGGCGGCACGGCATCCATTTCGACGCGCTGCACCTGGCCAACTCGCCTGCCGCGCTGACCCGTCCCGACCTGGCCTTCGACATGGTGCGCCCGGGAATAGCGGTGTATGGACAGACCCCGATCCCCGAGCGTGGCGCGATGGGACTGCGACCGGCGATGACAGTGGTCTGCCCGGTGACCAAGATCCGTTCCCTGCGCGCCGGCGACGGCGTCTCCTACGGTCACACCTGGGTCGCCGACCGCGACACCACGGTGGCGCTGATCCCGGCCGGCTACGCCGATGGGGTTTTCCGGTCCTTGAGCAACCGGCTGCACGTGGCGATCAACGGACGTCGGTATCCCGCCGTGGGCCGGATCTGCATGGATCAGTTCGTGGTGGACCTCGGTCCCGGCGGGGCCGGGGTGAACGTCGGGGACTCGGCGATCCTGTTCGGTCCCGGGGAGCGCGGCGAACCGACCGCGCAGGACTGGGCAGATCTGTTGGGGACCATCAACTACGAGGTGGTGACCAGTCCGCGTGGGCGCATCGTACGCAGCTACACCGGCGGCGGTCCGGAGGGCGCCCCATGA
- a CDS encoding PTS mannitol transporter subunit IICBA — translation MSLANAPVDGSPTPRTGARVRVQKLGTALSNMVMPNIGAFIAWGLITALFIEQGWLQAIFTGLQDPDGWVAKIGGWGSYEGAGIVGPMITYLLPLLIGFTGGRMVHGNRGAVVGAIATMGVVAGADVPMFMGAMIMGPLGGWCMKKLDALWEGRIRPGFEMLVDNFSAGILGMLLAIFGFFGIGPIVSGFTRGAGSAVDFLVNNNLLPLTSILIEPAKVLFLNNAINHGVLTPLGTTQALETGKSILFLLEANPGPGLGLLLAFMFFGKGAARASAPGAAIIQFFGGIHEIYFPYVLMKPKLIIATILGGMTGVFINVLFGSGLRAPAAPGSIIAIYAQTASGSFLGVTLSVLGAAAVSFVVAAFLLKTDKATDDGDLTAATASMESMKGKKSSVSGMLTGGGRIQNIVFACDAGMGSSAMGASVLRKKVNAAGFGDVKVTNQSIANLTDSYGLVVTHRDLTDRAKQRTGSAVHVSVEDFMSTPAYDEIVELLRKTNGDAGASPVEEAGAPASDSPGDDVLPLSSIVLSGTGDTASAAIDEAGGLLVTAGAVEPGYVTAMHEREKSVSTYMGNGLAIPHGTNDAKTAIRKTGISFVRYAEPIDWNGKPAEFVVGIAGAGNDHMTLLTKIAHVFLDKEQVARLRAATSAEEIRAVLTAGD, via the coding sequence ATGTCCCTCGCCAACGCACCAGTGGATGGGTCCCCCACCCCGCGGACCGGAGCGCGGGTACGCGTGCAGAAACTCGGCACCGCCCTGTCCAACATGGTCATGCCCAATATCGGCGCGTTCATCGCCTGGGGCCTGATCACGGCGCTGTTCATCGAGCAGGGCTGGCTGCAGGCCATCTTCACCGGCCTGCAGGATCCCGATGGCTGGGTCGCCAAGATCGGCGGCTGGGGCAGCTATGAGGGCGCGGGGATCGTCGGCCCGATGATCACCTACCTGCTGCCGTTGCTGATCGGGTTCACCGGCGGCCGGATGGTGCACGGCAACCGCGGCGCGGTGGTCGGCGCCATCGCGACCATGGGCGTCGTCGCCGGGGCGGACGTGCCGATGTTCATGGGCGCGATGATCATGGGCCCGCTGGGCGGCTGGTGCATGAAGAAGCTGGACGCACTGTGGGAAGGCAGAATCCGACCCGGCTTCGAGATGCTGGTGGACAACTTCTCCGCGGGCATCCTGGGCATGCTGCTGGCCATCTTCGGGTTCTTCGGGATCGGACCGATCGTCTCCGGTTTCACCCGCGGTGCCGGCAGTGCCGTGGACTTCCTGGTCAACAACAACCTGCTGCCGCTGACCTCGATCCTCATCGAACCGGCCAAGGTGCTGTTCCTCAACAACGCCATCAACCACGGCGTCCTGACCCCATTGGGTACCACTCAGGCGCTGGAGACCGGCAAATCGATCCTGTTCCTGCTCGAGGCCAATCCGGGCCCGGGGCTGGGATTGCTGTTGGCGTTCATGTTCTTCGGTAAGGGCGCGGCCCGCGCATCGGCGCCCGGGGCGGCAATCATCCAGTTCTTCGGCGGTATCCACGAGATCTACTTCCCGTACGTACTGATGAAGCCCAAGCTGATCATCGCCACCATCCTCGGCGGCATGACCGGCGTGTTCATCAACGTGCTGTTCGGTTCCGGTCTGCGCGCCCCGGCCGCACCCGGGTCGATCATCGCGATCTACGCCCAGACCGCCAGTGGGAGTTTCCTCGGTGTCACCCTGTCGGTGCTGGGTGCTGCCGCGGTGTCCTTCGTCGTGGCGGCGTTCCTGCTGAAGACGGACAAGGCCACCGACGACGGCGATCTCACCGCGGCCACCGCATCCATGGAGTCGATGAAGGGCAAGAAGTCCAGCGTGTCCGGCATGTTGACCGGTGGCGGGCGCATCCAGAACATCGTCTTCGCCTGCGATGCGGGGATGGGTTCCTCGGCGATGGGCGCCTCGGTGTTGCGCAAGAAGGTCAACGCCGCCGGGTTCGGTGATGTGAAGGTGACCAATCAATCCATCGCCAACCTCACCGACAGCTACGGACTGGTCGTCACTCATCGCGATCTGACCGACCGGGCCAAGCAGCGAACCGGTTCTGCGGTGCATGTCTCGGTGGAGGACTTCATGAGCACCCCCGCCTACGACGAGATCGTCGAGTTGCTGCGAAAGACCAACGGCGACGCCGGGGCGTCCCCCGTCGAGGAGGCTGGCGCGCCCGCATCCGATTCTCCCGGTGACGATGTGCTGCCGCTGTCCTCGATCGTGCTGAGCGGCACGGGCGACACGGCGTCGGCGGCCATCGACGAGGCCGGCGGGCTGCTGGTGACCGCCGGTGCGGTCGAGCCCGGCTACGTGACCGCCATGCACGAGCGGGAAAAGTCGGTCTCGACCTATATGGGCAACGGCCTGGCCATCCCGCACGGGACCAACGACGCCAAGACCGCGATCCGCAAGACCGGGATCTCCTTCGTGCGATACGCCGAGCCGATCGATTGGAACGGAAAGCCCGCGGAGTTCGTGGTCGGTATCGCGGGGGCGGGCAACGACCATATGACATTGCTGACCAAGATCGCGCATGTGTTCCTGGACAAGGAGCAGGTTGCCCGGCTGCGTGCCGCGACCAGTGCCGAGGAGATCCGCGCCGTGCTGACAGCCGGCGACTAG
- a CDS encoding alpha/beta hydrolase, with translation MSGLARWLAGAAGLTAVGSLAGVTVARSLTRRVSADDPYAGEDFTLMYADRSVVVTTADGVPLAVRECGPPDAPLTVVFAHGFCLRMGAFHFQRDRLARQWGDQVRMVFYDQRGHGLSGDASPDTFTVPQLGQDLESVLAVLAPKGPVVLVGHSMGGMTVLSHARQYPERYRTRIVGAALISSAAEGVSRSPLGEILRNPALEAARFSVRYAPGLLHRGRGVVRSVIAPILRAASYGREDISPSVVAFSEAMMHDTAVHTLVGFLHALEVHDEAEALPVLAKIPTLIACGDRDLLTPLEYSQEMAAQLPKSELVVVEGAGHLVQLEQPDIIDDALVRLVERATPSKLVALTRRLRDRARHG, from the coding sequence ATGAGCGGGCTGGCACGCTGGCTCGCCGGGGCGGCGGGGCTGACCGCGGTCGGATCGCTGGCCGGAGTCACCGTCGCGCGGTCGCTGACCCGCCGGGTCAGTGCCGACGATCCCTATGCGGGTGAGGATTTCACCCTGATGTACGCCGATCGCAGCGTCGTGGTGACCACCGCCGACGGGGTTCCGTTGGCGGTGCGCGAATGCGGGCCGCCCGATGCGCCGCTGACCGTGGTGTTCGCGCACGGCTTCTGCCTGCGGATGGGCGCCTTTCACTTCCAGCGTGATCGACTGGCGCGGCAGTGGGGTGACCAGGTCCGGATGGTGTTCTACGACCAGCGCGGACACGGTCTGTCCGGAGATGCCTCCCCGGACACCTTCACCGTGCCGCAACTGGGCCAGGACCTGGAATCGGTATTGGCCGTCCTGGCGCCCAAGGGGCCGGTGGTGTTGGTCGGACACTCCATGGGCGGCATGACGGTGTTGTCGCACGCTCGTCAGTATCCGGAGCGCTATCGCACACGCATCGTCGGCGCCGCGCTGATCTCTTCTGCGGCAGAGGGGGTTTCGCGATCACCATTGGGTGAGATCCTGCGCAATCCGGCACTGGAGGCGGCCCGGTTCAGCGTCCGTTACGCGCCGGGGCTGTTGCATCGGGGGCGCGGGGTGGTGCGCTCGGTGATCGCACCGATCCTGCGTGCGGCGTCCTATGGACGCGAGGACATCAGCCCCTCGGTGGTGGCGTTCAGCGAGGCCATGATGCACGACACCGCGGTGCACACCCTGGTGGGTTTCCTGCACGCCCTGGAGGTGCACGACGAAGCCGAGGCCTTGCCGGTACTGGCGAAGATTCCGACCCTGATCGCCTGCGGCGACCGGGATCTGTTGACACCGCTGGAGTATTCGCAGGAGATGGCGGCGCAGTTGCCGAAGTCCGAGCTCGTCGTGGTCGAAGGCGCCGGACATCTCGTGCAGCTGGAACAGCCCGACATCATCGACGATGCCCTGGTGCGGCTGGTCGAGCGGGCCACTCCGTCGAAGCTGGTGGCCCTGACCCGACGGCTGCGGGATCGGGCTCGTCATGGCTGA
- a CDS encoding zinc-dependent dehydrogenase has translation MLALRFYAPEDVRLEDVPEPECGPDEVKLRVRNCSTCGTDVKIFHNGHQNLTPPRTIGHEIAGEIVEVGADVNATYGSEWAVGDRVQVIAAVPCGECHECRKGWMAVCQNQTSMGYQYDGGFAEYMIVPRQVLKVDGLNKIPDNVGFDEASAAEPFACAINAQELLGIEEGDTVVVFGAGPIGCMHIRIARGVHKCGPIYLVDVNDARLKMSADAVNPDGVINAAEVDVVEKVMELTGGRGADIVITATAANIAQEQAIAMAARNGRISFFGGLPKTDPTITCDSNVVHYRQLHIHGANGSAPEHNKRALQYISTGQVPVKDLITRHIPLQNVLDAFDIVKNGEAIKVTVEPS, from the coding sequence ATGTTAGCCCTGCGTTTCTATGCCCCCGAGGACGTTCGCCTGGAAGACGTGCCGGAGCCCGAATGCGGTCCTGATGAGGTGAAGCTGCGGGTGCGCAACTGCTCCACCTGCGGCACCGACGTCAAGATCTTCCACAACGGGCACCAGAACCTCACCCCACCGCGCACCATCGGTCACGAGATCGCGGGCGAGATCGTCGAGGTCGGCGCCGACGTCAACGCGACCTACGGCAGCGAATGGGCGGTCGGCGACCGCGTTCAGGTGATCGCCGCGGTGCCGTGCGGGGAATGCCACGAGTGTCGCAAGGGCTGGATGGCCGTCTGCCAGAATCAGACGTCGATGGGCTACCAGTACGACGGCGGTTTCGCCGAATACATGATCGTGCCCCGACAGGTTCTCAAAGTCGATGGGCTGAACAAGATTCCGGACAACGTCGGATTCGACGAGGCCTCGGCGGCCGAGCCCTTCGCCTGCGCCATCAACGCCCAGGAACTGCTCGGCATCGAAGAGGGTGACACGGTCGTGGTCTTCGGCGCGGGGCCGATCGGATGCATGCACATCCGTATCGCGCGCGGCGTACACAAGTGCGGCCCGATCTACCTCGTCGACGTCAACGATGCCCGACTGAAGATGTCCGCCGATGCGGTCAACCCGGACGGTGTCATCAACGCCGCCGAGGTCGACGTCGTCGAGAAGGTCATGGAGCTCACCGGCGGTCGCGGCGCCGATATCGTGATCACCGCGACGGCCGCCAACATCGCACAGGAGCAGGCCATCGCGATGGCCGCCCGCAACGGCCGGATCTCCTTCTTCGGCGGACTGCCCAAGACCGACCCCACCATCACCTGCGACTCGAACGTCGTGCACTACCGCCAGTTGCACATCCACGGCGCCAACGGTTCGGCTCCCGAGCACAACAAGCGCGCCCTGCAGTACATCTCCACCGGACAGGTGCCGGTCAAGGATCTGATCACCCGGCACATCCCGCTGCAGAACGTGCTGGACGCCTTCGACATCGTCAAGAACGGCGAAGCCATCAAGGTGACGGTCGAACCGTCCTGA
- the tsaE gene encoding tRNA (adenosine(37)-N6)-threonylcarbamoyltransferase complex ATPase subunit type 1 TsaE, which translates to MAERTGGTATLPTAEDTVALGAALGADLRAGDVVVLSGPLGAGKTMLTKGIARGMDVEGPVTSPTYVLARVHPPRRAGAPALVHVDIYRLLDHGGDLLAELDSLDLDTDLDDAVVVVEWGEGLAERLSDHHLDIRLDRDADSEERTVTWQWSTS; encoded by the coding sequence ATGGCTGAGCGCACCGGCGGAACCGCGACACTTCCCACTGCCGAGGACACCGTGGCGCTGGGGGCAGCGCTCGGTGCGGATCTACGGGCCGGTGACGTGGTGGTGCTTTCCGGGCCGCTCGGCGCCGGAAAGACGATGCTGACCAAGGGAATTGCCCGCGGCATGGACGTCGAGGGCCCGGTGACCTCACCCACCTACGTGTTGGCCCGGGTGCACCCGCCGCGACGTGCCGGGGCGCCCGCGCTGGTCCACGTCGACATCTACCGGCTGCTCGACCACGGCGGGGATCTGCTCGCCGAACTCGACTCGCTGGACCTGGACACCGATCTCGACGACGCCGTGGTCGTCGTCGAGTGGGGTGAGGGACTGGCCGAGCGACTCTCCGACCATCATCTCGACATCCGGCTCGACCGCGATGCCGACTCCGAGGAACGCACGGTGACCTGGCAGTGGAGCACATCATGA
- the tsaB gene encoding tRNA (adenosine(37)-N6)-threonylcarbamoyltransferase complex dimerization subunit type 1 TsaB produces the protein MSPRRFARPKDTTLVLAIDTATPAVTAGIVRVADDITTLAERTIVDHRAHAERLTPNVVAALADCGASMGDLDAVVVGCGPGPFTGLRVGMATAAAYGQALGIPVFGVCTLDAIGGATEGEVLVVTDARRREVYWARYLDGVRTGGPEVGPAADVDTAGVQRVAGSPSHAGLFGLPVIDPEIPSAAGLASAVADWTAEPAPLIPLYLRRPDAKTLAERGLA, from the coding sequence ATGAGCCCTCGTCGCTTCGCCCGCCCGAAGGACACGACCCTCGTGCTGGCCATCGACACCGCAACCCCCGCGGTCACTGCGGGCATCGTGCGCGTGGCCGACGACATCACCACGCTGGCCGAGCGCACCATAGTCGACCACCGCGCGCACGCCGAACGACTGACCCCGAATGTGGTTGCTGCGCTGGCCGACTGCGGTGCGTCGATGGGTGATCTGGACGCCGTGGTGGTCGGGTGTGGGCCGGGTCCCTTCACCGGCCTGCGGGTCGGGATGGCGACCGCGGCGGCCTACGGGCAGGCGCTGGGGATCCCCGTTTTCGGGGTGTGCACGCTGGATGCCATCGGCGGCGCGACCGAAGGCGAGGTCCTCGTCGTCACCGATGCACGCCGCCGCGAGGTGTACTGGGCGCGCTACCTCGACGGGGTGCGCACCGGCGGACCGGAGGTCGGTCCTGCCGCGGACGTGGACACCGCCGGCGTACAGCGCGTGGCCGGATCACCCTCGCATGCTGGGTTGTTCGGTCTGCCGGTGATCGATCCGGAGATTCCGTCGGCCGCGGGACTGGCGTCCGCCGTTGCCGATTGGACCGCGGAGCCGGCACCGCTGATCCCGCTCTATTTGCGTCGACCGGACGCCAAGACGCTGGCCGAACGAGGACTGGCGTGA